The genome window GTTCCACCCGGCATGGCCGGATGGCCTCCGGCGAGTTGGGCCGCAGCGATGGGAAGTGCATGGAGGCCACGTAGTGCAGCACGATGCTCTGCGGTCGGTCCGTGGCGTTGACGCACTCGCAGCGGATCAGCCGGGTGTCGGCGTCGATCTCGGAGAAGGAGATGTCGCAATAGACCTGGTCCTTCCACTCCAGCTCGTGCCGATGGCAGAAGTAGCGCAGGTCGGGCGCGGCCTCCCAGGGGTGGTAGCCAGACTCCCACAGCACGCTGGGGACATCGACCCGGCGGCGATAGAAGCCGGGGAACACGCTGAGATCGAAGCGCAGGCCCCGGCGCACGTCCGGGATATGGGAGATGCCGATGTAGCGTTTGGTGTACGGCCCCCAGGCCGGGAGCCGCAGATCGTGGGGATTCTCAGCCAGCCTCACCGATGATCCTCCTGCCCATTATGGTACGGACGACAGCGTAGGGGCGACGCATTCCCGGAAGATGAGCCTCGCATGTCGATTGACCTGTCCGATGACAATGGTGTGGAATTGGCCTCATCATCCATGGAATGCGTCGCCCGCACAAGCAGCGTAGGGGCGACGCATTCCCACAAAACGCCCCCCACATGCCGATCGATTCGTCCGATGAGAATAGCGTGGGGTTTGCCTCACCGTTCGTGGAATGCGTCGCCCGCACAGATTCGTTCATCCTCTATCCTCGCCTTCGCGCCCTGGGAACGGTTCGCGCATCATGCGCCATATCTCCTCAGCCCACGGATCGGGCGCCACGCGCTCGGCGTTGTACCGATCCAGATGCCAACGCACAGGATTCTGGACGATGTACCGTCGGATGGCGTCCAGGGCACGGTCGTCGCGGATAATGTGTTCATAATAGTTGCGTTGCCACACGGGCGCACCGGGCGTCCCGCGCATGCGATTGATACGCCGGGCGGTGATGGATTTGAAATTGCCCACGATAGCGCCCAAGGAGCCAGCTGTGGGGCCAGGGCGTAGGGGCGACGCATTCCTAGAGACTGCTCCCCCTGTGTCGATTGATCTATCCGATGCGAATCGTGTGGAATTCGTCTCGCATTCCATGGAATGCGTCGCCCGTACAGAGATCCAGATAATGCCGTGGATATGATTGGGCATGATAACGAACGCGTCCAGCTTCACGTGAATTGCATGTTGGGGAATGCGACGCCAGTACCATTCCGCCACCCGCCCCAATGCGTTCAACTGCATCTCGCCACCCACCACTTCGCCAAACAGGCACCGGCGCTGGTGGGTGCAAACGGTGACAAAATATGCCCCGGGTGCGGTGTAATCGTACGCCCGCAAACGGATGGATCGGCGGTTTCTACGCTGGAAGCCATCGTTCATCGGATCACCTCGCGAATGCGATATGCCTGCCGGTAACGGCAAGGACCCGCGGGCATCCCCGATCGACGGGCCGCGCCGGCTCCCGCGGCGACGGGCCATCGGGATCGTCCCTCCGGGCGGCGCGGGCACTGCCCCCCGTCGCAGCGGACCGGCGGTGGCGCGCCCCCACCGCCAGGTGTGCACGACCCGCCGCAGTATATCATCAATCGAGTGATTCCGTCATCCTATCCGTCCATTCATTCCGCCGCTCGCCGAGCGCCCTGCAAGCACCATGGACTGCTCTATATCCCCTCTCCGTATGAACCTCATTGACTTGTACGGCAATTTGAATATACTGATTTTAGCCCTACATAGAGGGCTGAGCCCAGTTGTCACGAGGGCCGATTACACCTCGCACCCGCTACACCTACGGCGCGTTCTGAACGAGACCACTCCACACTGACCAGCCGCCCATCAGCAAATGCAGGCCCGACAAGAGTCTCCGTAGTCGCTCCACGCTACACTCCACCGCGGTAAAGCTTGAAAGGCACGCCACAATACCACACATGTTGCTCAAACTGAGCTCACCCCCTATGAAGGGCCCGTCGGTGACAAGTGGGGTCCTACCAGGGAAAGGGGGGACAGATGAAAAGGTATGCGGCGCGTTTAAAATACCTTGGTCTTCTGTTCGCCTTGGGGACGCTGACGATGTTCCTCTCGAGCCTCGCCATCGTGACGGCCAATGAGCGTCCCCTGATCGTGAGCAGGTGGCTCACCACGACGCCGGTGATCGACGGGGTGATCTCAAACGCCGAATGGCAGGATGCGACCCGGATCGATATCAGCTCTGGCGGCAAGGAGGCCTACGCCTATTTCAAGAACGACGGGAATTGGTTATACGTAGCCATCGATGCCGTGTTTAACGAGGCGTACCAGAGCGACCCCGTTCTGCCCTGGGATGAGGTGAGAATCTTCTTCGACGCGGGCAATGACGGGAATTTACGATTCGACTGGCGCCTCATATTCGGGGCTCCGACAAGGAAGGGAGAGGCTGCGGCACTCCGGATCTTAGGCGCGTGTTCGTTCACGGGAGTAGAAGGCGGGTTAGGCGCGGTCAACGACACGGCCGGGCATGTGCAGTACGAGTTAAAGATCCCCTTATATGTCAACATGGCTCCTCTGGTTGGCGGTCCAGGGAGTACAACAGGCATGCTGATCGCCGTGAATGATAGATGTGGCTTCGGCGGGTGTCGTGACGTGCTCTTATACCCAGGTGACGCGAACGCGGATTATACATGCGGGGATGACCAGGAGGTCGTCCAGACCTGGGCTCTCCTGCGATTAAGCAAGCCGGTGGTGCAGAGCGGATGCTACGCCATCACCTATGACGCTCATCTGGATGATCGCTACGATATGAAGCCGGGATGCACGTACTATGAGGGGGACTACGACATCCACACGGTAGGGGCTACGTGTGACGACGCCTACCTCTACTTCCTGTGGGAGATCGGGGGAACCGTAGGCCAACCATCCGATGCCAACTTTATCTTTTGGGCCTCCCTGGATGTCGACGACAATACATCCACCGGCTGGATAGGGGCCGAGTATCTCGCCCACTTTGCCATGCAGAACGGCGACCTTCGCGATGACTTGTCGGGGCTCTTCGATACGGCCAAGAGAGAGTGGCCTCATCCGCAGCTTTACAGGCTGACCGAGGATGATTACTGCATGCGGGGATCCTACATCGAGATCAGGGTGCCCAAATCCTATATCCGGTCTTATGATAGCACGGACATCAAGGTTTGGATGGGGGTCGATGTGAACGCCCTCGAGCCACCCCCCATATGCATGGATGAGGTGAAGGCGTTCTATATCCCCGCTGGATGCGCCATCCCCCCCACCACGCCGACCAGTACACCTCCGCCAACCCCTACCTACACGCCTACGCCGACCTCAACGCCAACTCCTACTCCCACCCCGACGGCGACCAGCACACCAACGCCAACGCCAACGCCCATACCCGGAGTATATGGTAAAGTCTACGTAAGGGTGGGAAATAAAGATTATCCGTTGAGAAACGTGAGAGTATCGCTATGCGACTCATTCAAATGTGACATGACCAACACAGATAAAGATGGGAAGTACGCCTTCAAGAAGTCATTGGACGGTCAATTCACGGTCGAGGCGCTTCTGGGACACGGATCCAAGGATACGCACTATTTCCAGGTACGATATAAGAAGGGTGGACCTCGGGTTTGGGTGCGGACACGCCCCTTCACGATAAGGCCGGGGGAAGCGAAGACTGTGAACATCGATTTTGCGAATCAAAATCTCGACTCTTCCGTTGACCCTAAGGATAGACTCGATGAGTTGGCGCTCATCTACTTCTACGTCAAGCAGGCCTTCGACTTTATGGACAGCAAATTAAAGCATGTGCCGACGTACAATATGCCTCTGAAAGTTTATGGCTATTCTACGGCGTGTTCTCCC of Chloroflexota bacterium contains these proteins:
- a CDS encoding transposase, which codes for MNDGFQRRNRRSIRLRAYDYTAPGAYFVTVCTHQRRCLFGEVVGGEMQLNALGRVAEWYWRRIPQHAIHVKLDAFVIMPNHIHGIIWISVRATHSMECETNSTRFASDRSIDTGGAVSRNASPLRPGPTAGSLGAIVGNFKSITARRINRMRGTPGAPVWQRNYYEHIIRDDRALDAIRRYIVQNPVRWHLDRYNAERVAPDPWAEEIWRMMREPFPGREGEDRG